From a single Miscanthus floridulus cultivar M001 chromosome 8, ASM1932011v1, whole genome shotgun sequence genomic region:
- the LOC136470813 gene encoding glycerol-3-phosphate 2-O-acyltransferase 6-like, which produces MAPPRPVTSARFPPVSSYDASARVRRTAAADLDGTLLASSSAFPYYFLVALEAGSCVRALALLLVAPLLLALYTLVSEAAAIALLAFVTFAGLRVRDVEAVARGVLPRHYAAGVRADTWAVFRGCGEGRRVVVTASPAVMVGDFVREFLGAEVAGTELETFCALGSTRFTGRIKAVLVGERKAEVVRRLFAGGEMPDVGLGDRESDHDFMAICKEAYMVPPDKRAPRAAADTLLSRAVFHDGRLVQRPDPAQALFALAYLPVGFLLALFRVFFNLMMPLRLVRHTYRLTGIRLRVRGTPPPPPAPGAPGSLLVCNHRTALDPIILSVALGRPVACVTYSASRLSTGISPIRAVALSRDRATDAARMAALLAEGDVVVCPEGTTCREPCLLRFSALFAELTDRIVPVAMEARQGTYYGSTARGWKWLDPYFFYMNPRPGYDVTFLPPLRPEETCGAGGRSAVDVANHVQRVIAKELGFQCTTLTRKDKYMKLAGNDGTVAVRAKKDAADDNAATATTKKFV; this is translated from the exons ATGGCCCCCCCGCGCCCCGTCACGAGCGCGAGGTTCCCTCCGGTGTCGTCCTACGACGCGTCGGCGCGGGTCCGCCGTACCGCCGCCGCGGACCTGGACGGCACGCTGCTAGCATCCTCCTCCGCGTTCCCCTACTACTTCCTCGTAGCACTCGAGGCCGGCTCCTGCGTCCGCGCGCTGGCGCTCCTCCTCGTCGCGCCGCTCCTGCTGGCGCTCTACACGCTGGTCTCCGAGGCGGCGGCCATCGCGCTGCTGGCGTTCGTCACGTTCGCGGGGCTCCGCGTGCGCGACGTCGAGGCCGTCGCCCGGGGCGTCCTGCCGCGGCACTACGCGGCCGGCGTGCGCGCCGACACCTGGGCCGTGTTCCGCGGCTGCGGCGAGGGGCGGAGGGTCGTCGTCACCGCGTCCCCCGCCGTCATGGTGGGGGACTTCGTCCGCGAGTTCCTCGGCGCCGAGGTCGCCGGGACCGAGCTCGAGACCTTCTGCGCGTTGGGGAGCACCAGGTTCACGGGGAGGATCAAGGCCGTGCTCGTCGGGGAGAGGAAGGCGGAGGTCGTGCGGAGGCTCTTCGCCGGTGGGGAGATGCCCGACGTCGGGCTCGGGGACCGCGAGAGCGACCACGACTTCATGGCCATCTGCAAG GAAGCTTACATGGTGCCTCCGGACAAGCGCGCGCCGCGTGCGGCCGCCGACACTCTGCTGTCCCGCGCCGTCTTCCACGACGGCCGCCTCGTCCAGCGCCCGGACCCGGCGCAGGCGCTGTTCGCGCTGGCCTACCTCCCGGTGGGCTTCCTGCTGGCGCTGTTCCGCGTCTTCTTCAACCTCATGATGCCGCTACGCCTGGTCCGCCACACGTACCGCCTGACGGGGATCCGGCTCCGCGTCCgcgggacgccgccgccgcccccggcgCCGGGCGCGCCGGGGTCGCTGCTGGTGTGCAACCACCGCACGGCGCTGGACCCGATCATCCTGTCCGTGGCGCTGGGTCGGCCCGTGGCGTGCGTTACGTACAGCGCGAGCCGCCTCTCGACGGGGATCTCGCCGATCCGGGCCGTGGCGCTGTCGCGGGACAGGGCCACCGACGCGGCGCGCATGGCGGCGCTGCTGGCGGAGGGCGACGTCGTGGTGTGCCCCGAGGGGACCACGTGCCGGGAGCCCTGCCTGCTGCGGTTCTCGGCGCTGTTCGCGGAGCTCACGGACCGGATCGTGCCCGTGGCGATGGAGGCGCGGCAGGGGACCTACTACGGATCGACGGCGAGGGGGTGGAAGTGGCTGGACCCGTACTTCTTCTACATGAACCCGCGGCCCGGGTACGACGTCACGTTCCTGCCGCCGCTGCGGCCGGAGGAGACGTGCGGCGCCGGCGGGAGGAGCGCCGTGGACGTGGCTAACCACGTGCAGAGGGTCATCGCCAAGGAGCTCGGGTTCCAGTGCACCACGCTCACCAGGAAGGACAAGTACATGAAGCTCGCCGGCAACGATGGCACGGTCGCCGTCAGGGCTAAAAAGGACGCCGCCGATGATAATGCTGCCACGGCCACCACCAAGAAGTTTGTATGA